GGTGTTTAACGCCGCCGGACGGGCCAACGTGAAAGCGGTCGAGGGCGCGACGGTCTGGGGCGCGTTGTGGATGGTGCCTGCTTCGTCGCTGCCGATGTTGGACGCTGCGATGGCCGAAGGTTACGAACGCTGCACGCGCCGGATCGTTTCTCCGGCGGGCCCGCGCATAGAGGCAATGTTATATCTTTCGACGGCTTCGACGGAAGCGGCACCTGCCGCGGGATTGCTGGACGTGCTGCTGGGCGCCGCGAAAGAAAACCGCCTGCCCGCAGCTTACGTGAACGAGCTGAAGGCGTTGGGCATGACGGTTAAATCACGCAAAGATTCTCGTTGAACCGCGCGATGACCGCCGCACTGTTCGCGTCGGCCAGGTGCCATGCATGGGCAGGCGCGTGAACCCCGCCAGGACCGGAAGGTAGCAACGGTAACGACGTCCTCCTAGTGCCGTGGAGTGCCTGGCCACTTTTTTTTCAAGCCGACGGCGGCGGGTAAACCCGCTATGGCCGCCGGTCTGGGCAAGACGCCTGCTTACTTGAAGCGCACGCAGACCGGCGCGCCGATTTTCACGGTCTGGCCGGTGGGCGTGAGGCGGCCCGTCTGGGCATCAATGGAGAAAAGCACCAGCGAGTCGCCGTCCTGATTGGCGGCGATCAACCAGCGACCGGTTGGATCGAGGCTGAAATTGCGCGGGTTGCGACCTTGGGTGGAGACGTGTTCGACGGTCGAAAGCGTGCCGGTCGCCGCATCCACGGAGAACACGGTGATGCTGTCGTGTCCGCGGTTGGAGC
This window of the Rariglobus hedericola genome carries:
- a CDS encoding gamma-glutamylcyclotransferase family protein — encoded protein: MPEPTGHMLHFAYGEDLPHAEFERVCPGAQWFGPAGLEGYQLVFNAAGRANVKAVEGATVWGALWMVPASSLPMLDAAMAEGYERCTRRIVSPAGPRIEAMLYLSTASTEAAPAAGLLDVLLGAAKENRLPAAYVNELKALGMTVKSRKDSR